A window of Citrus sinensis cultivar Valencia sweet orange chromosome 7, DVS_A1.0, whole genome shotgun sequence contains these coding sequences:
- the LOC102608257 gene encoding NAD-dependent protein deacylase SRT2 isoform X1, producing the protein MPIFKFQGKFNQKNTTMLLRLPFFSASRNSSGMLARVKSEIVQSSIKAQQLLSKGRRVFPLQGSVKFVQTSCRMSIPGLPSSRHEDKAPASPKVLRDKKAVPDADPPSIEDINQLYHFFDNSAKLIVLTGAGISTECGIPDYRSPNGAYSSGFKPITHQQFFRSSRARRRYWARSYAGWRRFMAAQPNPAHFALASLEKAGRIDCMITQNVDRLHHRAGSNPLELHGTVYTVVCLDCGFSFCRDLFQDQVKALNPKWAEAIESLDYGSPGSDRSFGMKQRPDGDIEIDEKFWEEDFHIPTCQKCNGVLKPDVVFFGDNVPKDRADKAMEAAKECDAFLVLGSSLMTMSAYRLVRAAHEAGSTIAIVNVGETRADDLTTLKISARLGEILPRVLDVGSLGIPALR; encoded by the exons ATGcccattttcaaatttcaaggtaaattcaatcaaaagaaTACAACTATGCTTCTGCGTTTGCCTTTTTTCTCT GCTTCGAGAAATTCTTCTGGAATGCTTGCGAGGGTTAAGTCAG AAATTGTTCAATCAAGTATCAAAGCACAGCAATTGCTGAGCAAAGGAAGAAGGGTATTCCCTCTTCAGGGTTCTGTAAAGTTTGTACAAACATCATGCCGAATGTCAATTCCTGGGTTACCATCATCAAGACATGAAGACAAGGCACCTGCATCTCCTAAAGTTTTGAGGGACAAGAAGGCAGTTCCTGATGCAGACCCTCCAAGCATTGAAGACATCAATCAATTGTACCACTTCTTTGATAACAG TGCCAAGCTCATTGTATTGACAGGAGCTGGAATTAGCACAGAATGTGGAATTCCTGATTATAGAAG TCCGAATGGAGCTTACAGTTCTGGATTTAAACCAATTACCCATCAG CAATTTTTTCGTTCAAGTCGAGCTCGTAGACGGTATTGGGCTAGAAGCTATGCTGGATGGAGACGGTTTATGGCAGCACAGCCTAATCCAGCTCATTTTGCTTTAGCATCTCTTGAAAAAGCTGGGAGGATAGATTGTATGATTACTCAAAATGTCGACAG ATTACATCATCGTGCAGGGAGCAATCCACTCGAATTACATGGGACTGTATATACTGTTGTTTGTTTAGATTgtggtttttccttttgtcGGGATTTGTTTCAAGACCAAGTGAAAGCCCTTAATCCTAAG TGGGCAGAAGCAATTGAAAGCTTGGACTATGGGAGCCCTGGATCAGACAGGAGCTTTGGCATGAAGCAAAGACCTGATGGTGATATTGAGATTGATGAGAAATTTTGGGAGGAGGATTTCCACATTCCCACTTGCCAAAAATGCAATGGAGTGTTGAAGCCTGAT GTTGTCTTCTTTGGTGACAATGTCCCAAAGGATCGAGCTGATAAAGCAATGGAGGCTGCCAAAGAATGTGATGCTTTCCTTGTTTTAGGATCTTCTTTGATGACCATGTCTGCCTACCGCCTTGTCAG AGCTGCTCATGAGGCAGGTTCTACAATTGCAATCGTGAATGTAGGAGAGACACGCGCTGATGATTTGACTACCTTGAAAATAAGTGCTCGTCTAGGAGAG ATATTGCCTAGAGTGCTTGATGTCGGATCGCTCGGCATTCCTGCTCTCCGATAA
- the LOC102608257 gene encoding NAD-dependent protein deacylase SRT2 isoform X2: MLARVKSEIVQSSIKAQQLLSKGRRVFPLQGSVKFVQTSCRMSIPGLPSSRHEDKAPASPKVLRDKKAVPDADPPSIEDINQLYHFFDNSAKLIVLTGAGISTECGIPDYRSPNGAYSSGFKPITHQQFFRSSRARRRYWARSYAGWRRFMAAQPNPAHFALASLEKAGRIDCMITQNVDRLHHRAGSNPLELHGTVYTVVCLDCGFSFCRDLFQDQVKALNPKWAEAIESLDYGSPGSDRSFGMKQRPDGDIEIDEKFWEEDFHIPTCQKCNGVLKPDVVFFGDNVPKDRADKAMEAAKECDAFLVLGSSLMTMSAYRLVRAAHEAGSTIAIVNVGETRADDLTTLKISARLGEILPRVLDVGSLGIPALR, encoded by the exons ATGCTTGCGAGGGTTAAGTCAG AAATTGTTCAATCAAGTATCAAAGCACAGCAATTGCTGAGCAAAGGAAGAAGGGTATTCCCTCTTCAGGGTTCTGTAAAGTTTGTACAAACATCATGCCGAATGTCAATTCCTGGGTTACCATCATCAAGACATGAAGACAAGGCACCTGCATCTCCTAAAGTTTTGAGGGACAAGAAGGCAGTTCCTGATGCAGACCCTCCAAGCATTGAAGACATCAATCAATTGTACCACTTCTTTGATAACAG TGCCAAGCTCATTGTATTGACAGGAGCTGGAATTAGCACAGAATGTGGAATTCCTGATTATAGAAG TCCGAATGGAGCTTACAGTTCTGGATTTAAACCAATTACCCATCAG CAATTTTTTCGTTCAAGTCGAGCTCGTAGACGGTATTGGGCTAGAAGCTATGCTGGATGGAGACGGTTTATGGCAGCACAGCCTAATCCAGCTCATTTTGCTTTAGCATCTCTTGAAAAAGCTGGGAGGATAGATTGTATGATTACTCAAAATGTCGACAG ATTACATCATCGTGCAGGGAGCAATCCACTCGAATTACATGGGACTGTATATACTGTTGTTTGTTTAGATTgtggtttttccttttgtcGGGATTTGTTTCAAGACCAAGTGAAAGCCCTTAATCCTAAG TGGGCAGAAGCAATTGAAAGCTTGGACTATGGGAGCCCTGGATCAGACAGGAGCTTTGGCATGAAGCAAAGACCTGATGGTGATATTGAGATTGATGAGAAATTTTGGGAGGAGGATTTCCACATTCCCACTTGCCAAAAATGCAATGGAGTGTTGAAGCCTGAT GTTGTCTTCTTTGGTGACAATGTCCCAAAGGATCGAGCTGATAAAGCAATGGAGGCTGCCAAAGAATGTGATGCTTTCCTTGTTTTAGGATCTTCTTTGATGACCATGTCTGCCTACCGCCTTGTCAG AGCTGCTCATGAGGCAGGTTCTACAATTGCAATCGTGAATGTAGGAGAGACACGCGCTGATGATTTGACTACCTTGAAAATAAGTGCTCGTCTAGGAGAG ATATTGCCTAGAGTGCTTGATGTCGGATCGCTCGGCATTCCTGCTCTCCGATAA